A genomic stretch from Rhizobium brockwellii includes:
- a CDS encoding M20 family metallopeptidase, producing the protein MNLDAISSIAATIEKMKPDYIALSDSIWDFAELKFEERRSSQLLARTLEKNGFAVRRGVADMETAFIGESGSGKPVIAFLGEFDALAGMSQTADVAEPLPEAAGATGHGCGHNLLGVGSLMAAVALARHLNENNLPGTVRYYGCPGEEGGSGKTFMVRAGAFDDVDAALTWHPAPFNGVRSTNNLAVLEYYYRFRGVAAHAANSAHLGRSALDAVELMNVGVNFLREHMPQDCRVHYAITDTGGRAANVVQASAEVLYLIRAPDMPQALELAGRVEKVARGAAMMTETAVEIVFDTASTNLLPNITLETAMHENMVALGPIAFDEADIAFAREIQATFTEEAIRSSIRLYQIKGDVFSNAKVDGSTPLHTGLRDFEGQSHFRAGSTDVGDVSWVTPTAQCWAPAWAIGTNPHTWQVVAQGRSSAAHKAMAHAAKTLATTGLALMSSSDLLAAATAEWREKTSGKAYVCPIPDDVMPASVHSR; encoded by the coding sequence ATGAATCTTGACGCGATCAGCTCCATTGCCGCGACGATCGAAAAGATGAAGCCGGATTATATCGCTCTCAGCGACAGTATCTGGGATTTCGCGGAGTTGAAATTCGAGGAGCGGCGCTCGTCGCAATTGCTGGCAAGGACGCTCGAGAAAAACGGCTTTGCTGTGCGCCGCGGCGTCGCAGACATGGAAACGGCCTTCATCGGCGAATCCGGCAGCGGCAAGCCGGTGATTGCTTTCCTCGGCGAATTCGATGCCCTGGCCGGAATGAGCCAGACCGCCGACGTGGCCGAGCCTCTTCCCGAGGCGGCAGGAGCAACCGGCCACGGCTGCGGGCACAATCTGCTTGGTGTCGGGTCGCTGATGGCGGCGGTTGCGCTTGCCCGCCACCTCAACGAGAACAACCTGCCCGGAACGGTGCGCTATTACGGCTGCCCGGGAGAGGAGGGCGGTTCCGGCAAGACCTTCATGGTTCGCGCTGGTGCATTCGATGACGTCGATGCCGCCCTGACCTGGCATCCGGCTCCGTTCAACGGTGTTCGTTCGACGAACAATCTTGCCGTTCTCGAATATTACTATCGCTTCAGGGGTGTCGCGGCACATGCTGCCAACAGCGCCCATCTCGGCCGTTCGGCGCTCGATGCGGTCGAACTCATGAATGTCGGCGTCAATTTCCTGCGTGAACACATGCCGCAGGATTGTCGCGTTCACTACGCGATCACCGACACCGGCGGCAGGGCCGCCAATGTCGTGCAGGCCAGCGCCGAGGTTCTCTATCTGATCAGGGCGCCCGACATGCCGCAGGCACTTGAGCTTGCCGGGCGCGTCGAGAAAGTTGCACGAGGTGCGGCGATGATGACCGAAACCGCGGTCGAGATCGTGTTCGACACCGCCTCGACGAACCTTCTTCCCAACATCACGCTGGAAACGGCGATGCACGAGAACATGGTCGCGCTCGGGCCGATCGCCTTCGACGAGGCCGACATCGCCTTCGCCCGGGAGATCCAAGCTACCTTCACTGAGGAAGCGATCAGGAGCAGCATCCGCCTCTATCAGATCAAGGGCGATGTGTTCTCCAATGCCAAGGTCGATGGCTCGACGCCCTTGCACACCGGTCTGCGCGATTTCGAAGGACAATCGCATTTCCGGGCCGGATCGACCGATGTCGGCGACGTCAGCTGGGTGACGCCGACCGCGCAATGCTGGGCGCCAGCCTGGGCGATCGGCACCAATCCCCATACCTGGCAAGTGGTCGCGCAGGGAAGAAGCTCCGCCGCGCACAAAGCCATGGCGCATGCGGCCAAGACGCTTGCGACCACCGGGCTCGCATTGATGTCGTCATCCGACCTCCTGGCAGCCGCGACCGCCGAGTGGCGAGAAAAGACCAGCGGCAAAGCCTATGTGTGCCCGATCCCCGACGATGTGATGCCTGCATCGGTTCATAGCCGGTAA
- a CDS encoding serine hydrolase has product MTMIESGKLAERLNAICDAQPFVTRFMVRALGSGETIGRGADEETPSASTRKTSIMLAALKAAHEGRLDLDEQITYEKRFAEEVASGMFRYLTPGIVISLRDAITGMMVLSDNVCTKMVFERLTLEEVDSYCKSIGMTGTNHRFLIPPLALSPDHSLKAVTTTTARDQVYLLQTILDAQDSREAADRLGCSQALCAYALQTLKNQILRYAIPSRLPFGVLVAHKGGTGKRGRMNAGVVYRDGSPFYIIAAFTDDVPQEMPDGTPGYTVALETIGRLSRACWDEFQS; this is encoded by the coding sequence ATGACGATGATTGAATCCGGAAAGCTCGCGGAGCGATTGAACGCAATCTGCGATGCCCAGCCTTTCGTGACGCGCTTCATGGTGCGTGCGCTTGGCAGCGGTGAAACGATCGGCAGAGGCGCGGACGAGGAAACCCCCTCCGCCAGCACCCGAAAGACTTCGATCATGTTGGCAGCCCTGAAGGCCGCACATGAAGGCCGGCTGGATCTGGACGAACAGATCACCTACGAAAAACGTTTCGCCGAGGAAGTGGCGAGCGGGATGTTCCGCTATCTGACGCCCGGTATCGTCATATCGCTGCGCGATGCGATCACCGGCATGATGGTGCTGAGCGACAATGTCTGCACCAAAATGGTCTTCGAAAGGCTGACGCTCGAAGAGGTCGACAGCTATTGCAAGTCAATCGGCATGACAGGCACCAACCATCGCTTCCTGATCCCTCCCTTGGCGTTGTCTCCCGATCATTCATTGAAGGCCGTCACCACGACGACGGCGCGGGATCAGGTCTATCTGCTGCAGACCATCCTGGATGCGCAGGATTCGCGGGAAGCTGCGGACCGGCTCGGCTGCTCGCAGGCGCTATGCGCTTACGCGCTTCAAACCCTGAAGAACCAGATCCTGCGCTATGCCATTCCTTCCCGGCTGCCATTCGGTGTGCTCGTCGCCCACAAGGGCGGCACGGGAAAGCGCGGCCGCATGAATGCCGGTGTCGTCTATCGCGACGGGTCCCCCTTCTACATCATCGCCGCCTTTACCGACGACGTGCCGCAGGAAATGCCGGACGGCACCCCCGGCTACACGGTCGCGCTTGAAACCATCGGCAGGCTTTCACGCGCCTGCTGGGATGAATTCCAATCCTAA
- a CDS encoding ABC transporter ATP-binding protein, which yields MTNRTLLNVRNLSLQVTGTGVQVVKDVSFDIAPGEIFGIVGESGSGKTLATRALISLLPAPIKVIGGSIAYKGRDVLSMNGAQLRQLRGAEIGVVFQEPMTSLNPSMTVGRQLEEGLQLHTKLSREERRSRILDMLNRVGIRDPAGALTSYPHEFSGGMRQRIMLASVMLLKPALLIADEPTTALDAVIQRDVMELMVELTQAEGTAVLLISHDLPMVARYTNRIVVMEKGLIVEEGRTADLLDAPQRAYTKKLLSSLPFRGETRTIDKTRAPMVSARDIVVDYAGRRSLMKKATPKRALHGVSIDIHEGEVVALVGGSGSGKTTLGRTIAGLVRESEGDIRFKGRSRDDDWMDYRLNCQMVFQDPYSSLDPRMTILTLVEEALRLVPDLDAAAKRKRALETLEEVGLGSDYAGRYPHELSGGQRQRVAIARAIARRPKFLIADEPVSALDVTVRAQVLELLSDLQKRYGFSCLFISHDLGVVEQVADRVVVMQDGRIIEEGDRDTVFDRPKEAYTQRLLSAIPALDHNAQGGVILKWRLEN from the coding sequence ATGACCAATAGAACGCTTTTGAATGTCCGCAACCTGTCGCTTCAGGTCACTGGAACCGGTGTGCAGGTCGTCAAGGACGTCAGTTTCGACATCGCGCCCGGCGAAATCTTCGGCATCGTCGGAGAAAGCGGATCGGGCAAGACGCTGGCAACACGCGCCCTGATCTCGCTGCTGCCGGCACCCATCAAGGTGATCGGCGGCTCCATTGCCTACAAGGGACGCGACGTGCTTTCCATGAACGGCGCGCAATTGCGCCAATTGCGTGGTGCGGAAATCGGTGTCGTCTTCCAGGAGCCGATGACTTCGCTCAATCCCTCGATGACCGTCGGCCGCCAACTCGAAGAAGGGTTGCAGCTGCATACGAAACTTTCGCGTGAAGAGCGGCGCAGCCGGATCCTCGACATGCTGAACCGGGTCGGCATCCGCGATCCGGCCGGGGCGCTCACGTCCTATCCGCATGAATTCTCGGGCGGCATGCGCCAGCGCATCATGCTGGCATCGGTCATGCTGCTGAAACCGGCGCTCTTGATCGCCGACGAGCCGACGACCGCGCTCGATGCCGTGATCCAGCGCGATGTCATGGAATTGATGGTGGAGTTGACTCAGGCGGAAGGCACCGCCGTGCTGCTGATCAGTCACGACCTGCCGATGGTTGCCCGTTACACGAACCGCATCGTCGTCATGGAAAAGGGCCTGATCGTCGAAGAAGGACGCACCGCCGATCTGCTCGACGCACCGCAGCGTGCCTATACGAAGAAACTGCTTTCCTCCCTGCCGTTCCGCGGAGAGACGCGGACGATCGACAAGACCAGGGCGCCGATGGTTTCGGCGCGGGATATCGTCGTCGATTATGCAGGCCGGCGGTCGCTGATGAAGAAGGCAACGCCGAAACGGGCGCTGCATGGCGTCAGCATCGATATCCACGAGGGCGAAGTCGTGGCACTGGTCGGCGGTTCGGGTTCCGGCAAGACCACGCTCGGCCGCACCATTGCCGGACTGGTCCGGGAGAGCGAAGGCGATATCCGGTTCAAGGGACGCAGCCGCGACGACGACTGGATGGACTATCGGCTGAATTGCCAAATGGTGTTTCAGGATCCTTATTCTTCGCTCGATCCGCGCATGACCATCCTCACACTCGTGGAAGAAGCGCTGCGGCTCGTTCCCGATCTGGACGCTGCGGCAAAGCGCAAGCGCGCCCTGGAGACGCTGGAGGAAGTCGGTCTTGGGTCCGACTATGCCGGGCGCTACCCGCATGAGCTTTCGGGCGGCCAGCGGCAGCGCGTGGCGATTGCCCGCGCCATTGCGCGCCGGCCGAAATTCCTGATCGCCGACGAACCGGTATCGGCGCTCGACGTGACGGTCAGGGCGCAGGTGCTCGAACTCCTGTCCGATCTGCAAAAACGCTACGGCTTTTCCTGCCTGTTCATCAGCCATGATCTCGGCGTGGTCGAACAGGTGGCCGATCGCGTCGTCGTCATGCAGGACGGCCGGATCATCGAGGAGGGCGACCGCGATACGGTTTTCGACAGACCGAAGGAGGCCTATACGCAACGGCTTCTCTCGGCCATCCCCGCTCTGGACCACAATGCTCAGGGCGGCGTGATCCTCAAATGGCGCCTGGAGAACTGA
- a CDS encoding ABC transporter substrate-binding protein, with product MHKLLLAGTMLMAMTGVVDARDIVVAQSSDLRSANPGVNRDGNTDGVILHIVEGLVGYANNGEVKPLLAKSFEVSADGLTYSFKLRDDVKFHNGKKLIADDVVWNWNRYLKPETKWTCLPDFDGSGSVHVTGVKAVDASTVTITLEKPSAVFLGLMSRPECGYTGIISPESVGADGSFVKPIGTGPFKWDEWKKGEYIHLAKFDDYVSPQNDGKPDGMVGSKRPLVDGIKFMVIPDASTVKAGLQSGVLDTAEISPDLIPEFKTSDTMQLIVARNNGKNLFYIQTRDKVLSNPGVRRAMAMALDLDQLVEAASNGTGAANGSMVSQDSLYFDDVQKERLPYDIEAAKKELAEAGYKGEPITIIANKRSNVPSFPAAVMAQAMMQQAGLNVQIEVLDYATQVDRRRSGNYQIISQSVAPRLDPALMYGFYVGNKDKNASLMWDDPKAVELMKAAYAESDQTKRQAIFDEFHTLMLKEMPGIFLYDMVDVWGATKKLKGQPVWQSNARLWEVSLDN from the coding sequence ATGCATAAGCTTCTTCTTGCAGGGACCATGTTAATGGCGATGACCGGCGTGGTCGACGCCCGCGACATCGTCGTGGCTCAAAGTTCCGATCTGCGCAGTGCCAATCCGGGCGTCAATCGCGACGGCAATACCGATGGCGTCATCCTGCACATCGTCGAAGGGCTCGTCGGCTATGCCAACAACGGCGAGGTCAAGCCGCTGCTGGCAAAGAGCTTCGAAGTCTCGGCGGATGGGCTGACCTATAGCTTCAAACTGCGTGACGACGTCAAATTCCATAACGGCAAGAAATTGATCGCCGATGACGTCGTGTGGAACTGGAACCGCTATCTCAAGCCTGAAACGAAATGGACCTGCCTTCCTGACTTCGACGGCAGTGGCAGCGTGCATGTTACGGGGGTAAAGGCAGTCGATGCTTCGACCGTCACCATCACGCTGGAAAAGCCATCCGCGGTTTTCCTTGGCCTGATGTCGCGCCCCGAATGCGGTTACACTGGGATAATCTCCCCGGAATCGGTCGGCGCGGACGGAAGCTTCGTCAAGCCGATCGGCACCGGCCCCTTCAAATGGGATGAATGGAAGAAGGGCGAGTATATCCATCTCGCCAAGTTCGATGATTATGTCTCGCCTCAGAACGACGGCAAGCCCGACGGCATGGTCGGCTCCAAACGCCCTCTCGTCGATGGCATCAAGTTCATGGTCATTCCCGATGCTTCGACCGTGAAGGCCGGCCTTCAGTCCGGCGTGCTCGATACCGCGGAGATTTCGCCGGATCTCATTCCCGAATTCAAGACGAGCGATACGATGCAGTTAATCGTGGCCCGCAATAACGGCAAAAACCTCTTCTACATCCAGACGCGCGACAAGGTTCTGAGCAATCCCGGCGTGCGTCGCGCCATGGCGATGGCACTCGATCTCGACCAACTCGTCGAGGCCGCCTCCAATGGCACCGGCGCAGCCAACGGTTCGATGGTTTCGCAAGACTCGCTCTATTTCGACGATGTTCAGAAGGAGCGTCTGCCCTACGACATCGAGGCCGCGAAGAAGGAGCTCGCGGAGGCCGGCTACAAGGGCGAGCCGATTACCATCATCGCCAACAAGCGCAGCAACGTGCCAAGCTTCCCGGCCGCGGTGATGGCGCAGGCCATGATGCAGCAGGCAGGTCTCAATGTGCAGATCGAGGTGCTCGACTATGCGACACAGGTCGATCGCCGCCGGTCCGGCAACTACCAAATCATCTCGCAATCGGTCGCGCCGCGGCTCGATCCGGCGCTGATGTACGGCTTCTATGTCGGCAACAAGGACAAGAATGCGTCATTGATGTGGGATGACCCGAAGGCCGTCGAGTTGATGAAGGCCGCCTATGCGGAGTCCGACCAGACGAAGCGTCAGGCGATCTTCGACGAGTTTCATACGCTGATGCTCAAGGAAATGCCGGGCATCTTCCTCTATGACATGGTCGATGTCTGGGGTGCCACCAAGAAGCTGAAGGGCCAGCCCGTCTGGCAATCGAATGCCCGTCTTTGGGAAGTTTCGCTCGACAATTGA
- a CDS encoding LysR family transcriptional regulator, with protein sequence MNIKQLEVLRTLLATGSTIATAKTMGLSQSGVSRLLQQLEADLSMALFVRDKGRLIPTPEALLLARDAENILLAVDRMSGHAEDLRSGAAGPEIVRVGLPSSMWEHFAPAMLADYISDFPGVRIETFFETTTAINKLVEQRVIDFGFLRMEGERGPGIEVERVATGESVCVVPKDHPLAKLEEITVRNLRDVPLILIGRQRPNRMALDQTFRRAGVKQIVKIETHTNSSACSYVAHGLGVTIISSFYANLYRHLPVVHRPFVPRATQEFGLARAVGTPLSIAAHALSDALKRQIQLSQKDV encoded by the coding sequence ATGAATATCAAGCAACTGGAAGTCCTGCGCACGCTCCTGGCGACGGGGTCGACGATTGCCACGGCAAAGACGATGGGGCTCAGTCAGTCCGGCGTCAGCCGCCTGCTCCAGCAGCTCGAGGCGGACCTTTCGATGGCGCTTTTCGTGCGCGACAAAGGCCGTCTCATCCCCACCCCCGAGGCCCTGCTTCTTGCCCGCGATGCCGAGAACATCTTGCTCGCGGTCGATCGGATGTCGGGCCATGCGGAGGACTTACGAAGCGGCGCCGCCGGCCCGGAGATCGTCCGCGTCGGCCTGCCGAGCAGCATGTGGGAGCATTTCGCACCGGCAATGCTGGCCGATTACATCAGCGATTTCCCCGGTGTGCGGATCGAAACCTTCTTTGAGACGACGACCGCGATCAACAAGCTCGTCGAGCAGAGGGTGATCGATTTCGGCTTTCTGCGTATGGAGGGCGAGAGGGGACCGGGCATCGAGGTCGAGCGCGTCGCCACCGGCGAAAGCGTCTGCGTCGTTCCGAAGGATCATCCTCTTGCGAAACTGGAGGAAATCACGGTCAGGAATTTGCGCGACGTGCCCCTCATTCTGATTGGCCGCCAACGGCCGAACCGCATGGCGCTCGACCAGACCTTCCGGCGGGCCGGCGTCAAGCAGATCGTCAAGATCGAGACGCATACCAACAGTTCCGCCTGTTCCTACGTCGCGCATGGCCTCGGGGTCACGATCATCAGCAGCTTTTATGCGAATCTCTATCGCCACCTGCCGGTAGTTCACCGTCCTTTCGTGCCACGCGCGACCCAGGAATTCGGATTGGCGAGGGCGGTCGGGACGCCACTCTCGATTGCCGCCCACGCTCTGAGCGACGCCTTGAAGCGACAGATCCAGCTTTCTCAAAAAGATGTTTAA
- a CDS encoding ABC transporter permease — protein sequence MLKFVLNRLLMALPTIVLVSVTVFTLIRFIPGDPAALMLGDMAEPAQIAAMRSELGLDKSLPRQFLIWSANVVQGDFGRSIVNDEPVLPLVASRFLVSAEIVVVAVLLASLIAVPAGVIAAWRQNSLTDLALVGTATILLSIPTFWLGLLLLLFFGLKLSWLPVLGYVSIGSNLTGGLLYLVLPIMTLVIHEMGVLIRMARASTLEVLRLDYITHARAKGLSESAVLWRHAFKNSFGPTWTVIGLILGNLLGGIAVIETVFTIPGLGRLMVDSIFARDYPVIQGCLLFVSLSYVLVNLVVDLLYPLFDPRVVAE from the coding sequence ATGCTGAAATTCGTTCTGAACCGCCTGTTGATGGCATTGCCGACGATCGTCCTCGTTTCGGTGACCGTCTTCACGCTGATCCGCTTCATACCCGGCGATCCGGCGGCACTGATGCTGGGTGATATGGCTGAGCCGGCCCAGATCGCGGCGATGCGCTCGGAACTCGGCCTCGACAAATCGTTGCCGCGACAGTTCCTGATCTGGAGCGCCAATGTCGTGCAGGGTGACTTCGGCCGCTCGATCGTCAATGACGAGCCGGTTCTGCCGCTCGTCGCTTCACGTTTTCTGGTCAGCGCCGAAATCGTCGTCGTCGCCGTGCTTCTGGCGAGCCTCATCGCCGTGCCGGCCGGCGTCATCGCCGCCTGGCGGCAGAACAGTCTGACGGACCTGGCGCTGGTCGGCACGGCCACGATCCTGCTGTCGATCCCGACATTCTGGCTCGGCCTCCTGCTTCTGCTTTTCTTCGGCTTGAAACTCAGCTGGCTACCGGTCCTCGGCTATGTCTCGATCGGCAGCAACCTCACCGGCGGCCTGCTCTACCTCGTGCTGCCGATCATGACCCTGGTCATTCACGAAATGGGTGTGTTGATCCGTATGGCACGCGCCTCGACGCTGGAAGTGCTGCGTCTCGACTACATCACCCACGCCCGAGCCAAGGGGCTTTCCGAGAGCGCCGTCCTCTGGCGGCACGCCTTCAAGAATTCCTTCGGCCCGACCTGGACAGTCATCGGTCTGATCCTCGGCAATCTGCTCGGCGGCATTGCCGTCATCGAGACGGTCTTCACCATTCCGGGGCTCGGGCGACTGATGGTCGACAGTATTTTTGCCCGCGATTACCCCGTTATCCAGGGTTGCCTGCTGTTCGTCTCGCTTTCCTACGTGCTGGTCAATTTGGTCGTCGACCTGCTCTATCCCTTGTTCGATCCGCGGGTAGTCGCCGAATGA
- a CDS encoding ABC transporter permease — protein sequence MKNVTFNGFIGSILIAALLISAAIGLFWTPYDPMKLGFTARLAAPSSAHWLGTDEFGRDVLSRLIVGARASVWIGTLTVTFATVCGTLIGLVSGYARRWIDAVIMAVNNALLAFPGILLALGLLAVFGANQYGIIFALGIAYSPSMARVVRGAVLSLREREFIEASKVMGNGELYTMFRHILPNCIAPITVLATSMFGWAILSESALSFLGLGVPPPAPTWGNMLAAGRPFIEQAVWLGLFPGLAIALTLLGINLLGDALRDKLDPRMRGLK from the coding sequence ATGAAAAACGTCACCTTCAACGGCTTCATCGGCAGCATTCTGATTGCCGCATTGCTCATCTCCGCTGCGATCGGCCTTTTCTGGACCCCCTATGATCCGATGAAGCTTGGCTTCACGGCACGGCTGGCGGCGCCAAGCAGCGCCCACTGGCTCGGAACCGACGAATTCGGCCGCGACGTGCTCAGCCGCCTGATCGTCGGCGCCCGGGCGAGCGTCTGGATCGGCACATTGACGGTCACATTCGCGACGGTCTGCGGTACGCTGATCGGTCTCGTCAGCGGTTACGCCCGCCGTTGGATCGATGCCGTCATCATGGCCGTCAACAATGCGCTTCTCGCCTTTCCAGGCATCCTTCTGGCGCTTGGATTGCTCGCCGTCTTCGGCGCCAACCAATATGGCATCATCTTCGCGCTGGGCATTGCCTATTCTCCCTCCATGGCCCGCGTTGTCCGGGGTGCCGTCCTGTCGCTGCGCGAGCGAGAATTCATCGAGGCCTCCAAGGTGATGGGCAATGGCGAGCTCTATACCATGTTCCGCCATATCCTCCCCAATTGCATCGCGCCGATCACCGTGCTGGCGACATCGATGTTCGGCTGGGCGATCCTTTCGGAAAGCGCGCTCAGCTTTCTCGGCCTCGGCGTTCCGCCACCGGCGCCAACCTGGGGCAACATGCTGGCTGCCGGCCGACCATTCATCGAGCAGGCTGTCTGGCTGGGTCTGTTCCCGGGCCTGGCGATCGCCCTGACGCTCCTCGGCATAAATCTTCTGGGCGACGCCCTTCGGGACAAACTTGATCCGCGGATGAGGGGGCTGAAATGA